The proteins below come from a single Miscanthus floridulus cultivar M001 chromosome 1, ASM1932011v1, whole genome shotgun sequence genomic window:
- the LOC136539521 gene encoding cellulose synthase-like protein D1: MASKGILKKSGSSRMPPQGAGKPPTAPTSAPTVVFGRRTDSGRFISYSRDDLDSEISSVDFQDYHVHIPMTPDNQPMDDDGGGAARAEERYVSGSLFTGGFNSVTRAHVMDNKPDDAAAAGRRKGPSACMVDGCDARSMRDARGDDVLPCECDFRICVDCFTDAVKAGGGACPGCKEPYKNTEWEDLAAGGTAEATRALSLPRGPAGTSGHKMERRLSLVKQTNVNQSGEFDHNRWLFETKGTYGYGNAIWPQDGADDDTDGGAPARPGHPKELLTKPWRPLTRKLRIPAAVISPYRLLVLIRLVALAFFLMWRIKHQNEDAIWLWGMSIVCELWFAFSWVLDQLPKLCPINRATDLSVLKEKFEMPTPNNPTGKSDLPGIDIFVSTADPEKEPVLVTANTILSILAADYPVEKLACYLSDDGGALLTFEAMAEAASFANLWVPFCRKHDIEPRNPDSYFNLKRDPFKNKVKPDFVKDRRRIKREYDEFKVRVNGLPDAIRRRSDAYHAREEIQAMNLQRETMKGGGDEPFEPVKIPKATWMADGTHWPGTWLQPSQDHARGDHAGIIQVMLKPPSDMLMYGNINETTPLDFAGVDTRLPMLVYVSREKRPGYDHNKKAGAMNALVRASAIMSNGPFILNLDCDHYIYNSKALREGMCFMMDRGGDRLCYVQFPQRFEGIDPSDRYANHNTVFFDVNMRALDGLQGPVYVGTGCLFRRIALYGFDPPRSKDHSPGLCSCCLPRRRKASASNANPEETMALRMGDFDGDSMNLATFPKKFGNSSFLIDSIPVAEFQGRPLADHPSVKNGRPPGALTIPREMLDASIVAEAISVISCWYEEKTEWGIRVGWIYGSVTEDVVTGYRMHNRGWKSVYCVTQRDAFRGTAPINLTDRLHQVLRWATGSVEIFFSRNNALFASSKMKVLQRIAYLNVGIYPFTSIFLIVYCFLPALSLFSGQFIVQTLNVTFLTYLLIITITLCLLAMLEIKWSGIALEEWWRNEQFWLIGGTSAHLAAVLQGLLKVIAGIEISFTLTSKQVGDDVEDEFAELYIVKWTSLMIPPLTIIMINLVAIAVGFSRTIYSTIPQWSKLLGGVFFSFWVLAHLYPFAKGLMGRRGRTPTIVYVWSGLVSITISLLWIAIKPPSQAANSQFGGSFSFP, translated from the exons ATGGCGTCCAAGGGGATCCTCAAGAAAAGCGGCTCCAGCCGCATGCCGCCGCAGGGCGCCGGCAAGCCGCCCACCGCGCCCACGTCGGCGCCCACGGTCGTCTTCGGCCGCCGGACCGACTCTGGGCGCTTCATCAGCTACTCGCGCGACGACCTCGACTCGGAGATCAGCAGCGTCGATTTCCAGGACTACCACGTCCACATCCCCATGACGCCCGACAACCAGCCCatggacgacgacggcggcggcgctgccagGGCCGAGGAGCGCTACGTCTCCGGCTCGCTCTTCACCGGCGGCTTCAACAGCGTGACCCGCGCGCACGTCATGGACAACAAGCCCGACGACGCAGCCGCCGCCGGGCGCCGCAAGGGACCCAGCGCGTGCATGGTCGACGGGTGCGACGCCAGGTCCATGCGCGACGCCCGCGGCGACGACGTCCTCCCCTGCGAGTGCGACTTCAGGATCTGCGTCGACTGCTTCACCGACGCCGTcaaggccggcggcggcgcctgccCAGGCTGCAAGGAGCCTTACAAGAACACCGAGTGGGAGGACCTTGCCGCCGGCGGCACGGCCGAGGCCACGCGGGCGCTCTCGCTGCCCCGCGGGCCTGCGGGCACCAGCGGCCACAAGATGGAGAGGCGCCTGTCGCTGGTCAAGCAGACCAACGTCAACCAGTCCGGCGAGTTCGATCATAACCGCTGGCTCTTCGAGACCAAGGGCACCTATGGCTATGGCAACGCCATCTGGCCCCAGGATGGCGCAGACGACGACACCGACGGCGGCGCCCCAGCTAGACCTGGGCACCCCAAGGAGCTCTTGACCAAACCGTGGCGCCCGCTGACCCGCAAGCTCAGGATTCCAGCTGCCGTCATCAGTCCTTACAG GCTCCTCGTCCTGATCCGATTGGTCGCACTGGCCTTCTTCCTCATGTGGCGTATCAAGCACCAAAATGAGGACGCTATCTGGCTCTGGGGAATGTCAATTGTCTGCGAGCTCTGGTTTGCTTTCTCATGGGTACTGGACCAGCTTCCAAAGCTGTGCCCCATCAACCGTGCAACAGACCTCTCTGTgctcaaggagaagtttgagaTGCCCACACCTAACAATCCAACAGGCAAATCCGATCTCCCTGGAATTGACATCTTTGTGTCAACTGCTGATCCAGAGAAGGAACCAGTCCTGGTCACTGCAAACACAATTCTCTCCATTCTCGCGGCTGACTACCCTGTTGAGAAACTTGCATGTTATCTGTCAGATGATGGAGGGGCACTGCTCACCTTCGAAGCAATGGCTGAAGCAGCGAGCTTTGCCAATCTTTGGGTGCCATTCTGCAGGAAGCATGACATTGAACCCAGGAACCCTGACAGCTACTTCAACCTCAAGAGAGATCCCTTCAAGAACAAGGTGAAGCCAGACTTTGTCAAGGACAGAAGGCGCATTAAGCGTGAATATGATGAGTTCAAGGTCCGTGTTAATGGCTTGCCAGATGCCATCCGCCGCCGCTCTGATGCATACCATGCCCGTGAAGAGATCCAGGCAATGAATCTTCAGAGGGAAACAATGAAGGGTGGTGGTGATGAACCGTTTGAGCCAGTGAAGATTCCCAAGGCAACATGGATGGCTGATGGCACTCACTGGCCCGGTACCTGGCTCCAACCTTCACAGGATCATGCTCGAGGCGATCACGCAGGAATCATACAG GTTATGCTGAAACCACCAAGTGACATGCTGATGTACGGGAACATCAATGAAACAACACCTCTTGACTTTGCAGGAGTGGATACACGGCTTCCAATGCTGGTGTATGTGTCAAGAGAGAAGCGCCCAGGATATGATCACAATAAGAAAGCAGGTGCTATGAATGCATTAGTCCGTGCATCAGCAATCATGTCCAATGGTCCATTCATCCTTAATCTGGACTGTGATCACTATATCTACAACTCAAAGGCCTTAAGGGAGGGCATGTGTTTCATGATGGACCGTGGCGGTGACCGCCTCTGCTATGTGCAGTTCCCACAGCGATTTGAAGGTATTGACCCTTCTGATCGTTATGCCAATCACAATACAGTTTTCTTTGATGTCAATATGCGTGCACTTGATGGTCTTCAAGGACCAGTGTACGTTGGTACTGGATGCCTGTTCCGTCGAATTGCCCTTTATGGCTTTGACCCACCTCGTTCCAAGGATCACAGCCCAGGATTATGTAGTTGCTGTCTCCCACGCCGCCGTAAGGCATCAGCTTCCAATGCTAACCCCGAGGAGACCATGGCTCTTCGCATGGGTGATTTTGATGGAGACAGCATGAACCTTGCAACATTCCCAAAGAAGTTTGGAAACTCAAGCTTTCTGATTGACTCCATTCCAGTAGCAGAGTTCCAGGGTAGACCCTTGGCTGACCATCCATCTGTGAAGAATGGGCGTCCACCTGGTGCTCTAACAATCCCTCGTGAAATGCTAGATGCATCCATTGTAGCAGAAGCAATCAGTGTGATCTCATGTTGGTACGAGGAGAAGACAGAATGGGGCATACGGGTGGGGTGGATCTATGGGTCTGTCACTGAGGATGTTGTGACAGGGTATCGCATGCACAATCGTGGATGGAAGTCAGTATACTGTGTCACACAGCGTGATGCCTTCCGTGGCACTGCTCCTATCAACCTTACCGATCGGCTTCACCAGGTGCTTCGATGGGCCACTGGTTCGGTTGAAATCTTCTTCTCCCGCAACAATGCATTGTTCGCCAGCTCCAAGATGAAG GTGCTCCAAAGGATTGCATACCTTAATGTTGGTATCTATCCCTTCACATCCATCTTCCTCATTGTCTACTGTTTCCTTCCAGCACTCTCCCTCTTCTCAGGACAGTTCATTGTGCAAACGCTCAACGTTACCTTCCTGACATACCTACTTATCATCACCATCACTCTTTGCCTCTTGGCCATGTTGGAGATCAAGTGGTCTGGCATTGCTCTTGAGGAGTGGTGGCGAAATGAACAATTCTGGCTCATTGGTGGAACTAGTGCCCACCTGGCTGCTGTGCTGCAGGGTCTTCTAAAAGTGATTGCAGGGATTGAGATCTCATTTACACTCACTTCAAAACAAGTGGGTGATGATGTAGAGGATGAATTTGCAGAACTGTACATAGTGAAATGGACATCATTAATGATACCACcgctcaccatcatcatgatcaacCTTGTTGCCATTGCTGTTGGCTTCAGCCGGACGATTTACAGCACAATCCCACAATGGAGCAAGCTGCTTGGGGGAGTGTTTTTCAGCTTTTGGGTGCTAGCTCATTTGTATCCATTTGCAAAGGGGCTCATGGGAAGGAGAGGAAGGACACCCACTATTGTGTATGTATGGTCTGGACTCGTCTCCATCACCATCTCATTGCTCTGGATTGCAATCAAGCCTCCATCACAAGCTGCCAACTCGCAATTCGGTGGGTCATTTTCTTTCCCTTGA
- the LOC136539477 gene encoding putative pentatricopeptide repeat-containing protein At1g16830 isoform X2 has product MLHGARRRTAPLPAALAAAFFASKPQPQPPPELPTPQVVEAAVARCPSDGLALSFFLWCARRPGYFHPPSSFDRLLPAASRLASRLGTANELIRELQALGVPVKPQTFLLLLRLYWRGGLYPIVLDLFDQMRLWGFQPNAFAWNVVLDVLLRTGHLDAARHTLQYYPAPNYLTYAIVLTHLCRAGAWSGARSCFIEMLQLGFLPSAASLTTVFACCSKAGTMSELLQLLSFVLVSGCKLTSSMWTCLIARLCREGRLEEACNILAKMVDSGCSPSVVTYTPLVRGFLRAGRHEKASELLGSMMSASCSPDIVLYNVLMDSMAKERRYNEALDIYMHIHGSQIKPDAYTLSTLARVLQFSQNMGLLHRLIVRSDISLDLVACNSVLSALCKSGFPSEAIQFYIDRIETCTSPDSYTHVGLLDSLCQLGRVNHAIDVYHNIIASAPESNAYVHAAILCGLVRQGQSLAALRILREAVRKNYAVDSVCYTVVLHGLFCVHLVEEAFRLFDQMKKSGLAPNTCTYNVMLRGLCRTRDLHAVKQLLTEMECAGVKMDSISFNTVSVLLIKSQRIDSAVALIRDMLNLGMKPSTKTCWWTYCSEKDSSGQYYLVQEIKWPGTINIGSFSGLAV; this is encoded by the exons ATGCTCCACGGCGCGCGCAGGAGGACGGCGCCGCTCCCTGCCGCGCTAGCAGCCGCCTTCTTCGCTTCGAAGCCCCAGCCTCAGCCTCCGCCGGAGCTGCCAACGCCGCAGGTCGTCGAAGCCGCCGTCGCTCGCTGCCCCTCAGACGGCCTCGCGCTCTCCTTCTTCCTGTGGTGTGCCCGCCGCCCCGGCTATTTCCATCCGCCCTCCTCCTTCGACCGCCTCCTCCCCGCCGCCTCCCGCCTCGCCTCCCGCCTCGGCACTGCCAACGAGCTTATCCGCGAGCTCCAGGCCCTCGGCGTGCCCGTCAAGCCCCAGACTTTCTTGCTCCTGCTCAGGCTCTACTGGCGCGGGGGCCTCTACCCTATCGTGCTCGATCTGTTCGATCAAATGCGCCTCTGGGGATTCCAACCCAATGCCTTCGCCTGGAATGTCGTCCTCGACGTCCTGCTCCGGACAGGCCATCTCGACGCAGCGCGACACACGTTGCAGTACTACCCGGCACCCAATTACCTCACCTACGCCATTGTGCTCACTCATCTCTGCAGGGCTGGGGCCTGGTCAGGCGCCCGGAGTTGTTTTATTGAAATGCTACAGCTGGGGTTTCTCCCAAGTGCAGCTTCTCTCACTACGGTTTTTGCCTGCTGCAGTAAGGCTGGAACTATGTCTGAGCTTCTGCAGCTGCTTTCTTTCGTGCTTGTCTCGGGTTGCAAGCTCACCTCATCCATGTGGACATGTTTGATCGCTCGTCTGTGTCGTGAGGGGCGACTAGAGGAGGCTTGTAATATACTGGCAAAGATGGTGGATTCTGGTTGTTCTCCTTCAGTGGTCACCTACACTCCACTTGTCAGAGGATTCTTGCGAGCTGGTAGGCATGAAAAGGCCAGCGAGCTTTTGGGATCAATGATGTCCGCCAGCTGCAGCCCAGACATTGTTTTGTATAATGTTCTGATGGACAGCATGGCAAAGGAGAGAAGATACAATGAGGCCCTGGATATTTACATGCATATTCATGGCAGTCAGATAAAGCCTGATGCATACACTTTATCGACTTTAGCTCGGGTATTACAGTTTTCACAGAATATGGGCCTTCTTCACAGGTTGATTGTACGCTCCGATATCTCTCTTGATCTTGTGGCCTGCAATTCTGTGTTGAGTGCTCTGTGCAAGTCAGGTTTTCCATCTGAAGCCATCCAGTTCTACATTGATAGAATTGAGACGTGCACCAGCCCGGACAGCTACACTCATGTCGGGTTACTGGATAGTTTGTGCCAGTTAGGAAGGGTAAACCATGCAATCGATGTCTACCACAATATCATTGCGAGTGCTCCTGAATCGAATGCCTATGTTCATGCGGCAATCCTCTGTGGCCTTGTTAGACAGGGCCAGAGCCTTGCGGCCTTGAGGATTTTAAGAGAGGCCGTACGGAAAAATTATGCTGTTGATTCTGTGTGCTACACTGTGGTTTTACATGGTCTTTTCTGTGTGCATCTGGTGGAAGAGGCTTTCAGGTTGTTTGACCAGATGAAAAAATCAGGATTAGCACCCAACACTTGTACATACAATGTGATGCTTCGTGGACTATGTAGGACCAGGGATCTGCATGCTGTCAAGCAGTTGTTAACAGAAATGGAATGTGCTGGTGTTAAAATGGACAGCATATCATTCAACACAGTATCTGTGCTCCTAATTAAGTCACAGCGCATCGACTCAGCTGTTGCATTGATCAGAGACATGCTAAATCTAGGCATGAAGCCTAGTACCAAAACTT GTTGGTGGACATACTGCAGTGAAAAAGATTCATCTGGACAATATTACCTTGTGCAGGAAATAAAGTGGCCTGGTACTATAAATATTGGATCTTTCAGTGGACTTGCAGTCTAG
- the LOC136539477 gene encoding putative pentatricopeptide repeat-containing protein At1g16830 isoform X3, with product MLHGARRRTAPLPAALAAAFFASKPQPQPPPELPTPQVVEAAVARCPSDGLALSFFLWCARRPGYFHPPSSFDRLLPAASRLASRLGTANELIRELQALGVPVKPQTFLLLLRLYWRGGLYPIVLDLFDQMRLWGFQPNAFAWNVVLDVLLRTGHLDAARHTLQYYPAPNYLTYAIVLTHLCRAGAWSGARSCFIEMLQLGFLPSAASLTTVFACCSKAGTMSELLQLLSFVLVSGCKLTSSMWTCLIARLCREGRLEEACNILAKMVDSGCSPSVVTYTPLVRGFLRAGRHEKASELLGSMMSASCSPDIVLYNVLMDSMAKERRYNEALDIYMHIHGSQIKPDAYTLSTLARVLQFSQNMGLLHRLIVRSDISLDLVACNSVLSALCKSGFPSEAIQFYIDRIETCTSPDSYTHVGLLDSLCQLGRVNHAIDVYHNIIASAPESNAYVHAAILCGLVRQGQSLAALRILREAVRKNYAVDSVCYTVVLHGLFCVHLVEEAFRLFDQMKKSGLAPNTCTYNVMLRGLCRTRDLHAVKQLLTEMECAGVKMDSISFNTVSVLLIKSQRIDSAVALIRDMLNLGMKPSTKTCSLLSQSTVYKSVLVDNTTSTVESDGWSCTAA from the exons ATGCTCCACGGCGCGCGCAGGAGGACGGCGCCGCTCCCTGCCGCGCTAGCAGCCGCCTTCTTCGCTTCGAAGCCCCAGCCTCAGCCTCCGCCGGAGCTGCCAACGCCGCAGGTCGTCGAAGCCGCCGTCGCTCGCTGCCCCTCAGACGGCCTCGCGCTCTCCTTCTTCCTGTGGTGTGCCCGCCGCCCCGGCTATTTCCATCCGCCCTCCTCCTTCGACCGCCTCCTCCCCGCCGCCTCCCGCCTCGCCTCCCGCCTCGGCACTGCCAACGAGCTTATCCGCGAGCTCCAGGCCCTCGGCGTGCCCGTCAAGCCCCAGACTTTCTTGCTCCTGCTCAGGCTCTACTGGCGCGGGGGCCTCTACCCTATCGTGCTCGATCTGTTCGATCAAATGCGCCTCTGGGGATTCCAACCCAATGCCTTCGCCTGGAATGTCGTCCTCGACGTCCTGCTCCGGACAGGCCATCTCGACGCAGCGCGACACACGTTGCAGTACTACCCGGCACCCAATTACCTCACCTACGCCATTGTGCTCACTCATCTCTGCAGGGCTGGGGCCTGGTCAGGCGCCCGGAGTTGTTTTATTGAAATGCTACAGCTGGGGTTTCTCCCAAGTGCAGCTTCTCTCACTACGGTTTTTGCCTGCTGCAGTAAGGCTGGAACTATGTCTGAGCTTCTGCAGCTGCTTTCTTTCGTGCTTGTCTCGGGTTGCAAGCTCACCTCATCCATGTGGACATGTTTGATCGCTCGTCTGTGTCGTGAGGGGCGACTAGAGGAGGCTTGTAATATACTGGCAAAGATGGTGGATTCTGGTTGTTCTCCTTCAGTGGTCACCTACACTCCACTTGTCAGAGGATTCTTGCGAGCTGGTAGGCATGAAAAGGCCAGCGAGCTTTTGGGATCAATGATGTCCGCCAGCTGCAGCCCAGACATTGTTTTGTATAATGTTCTGATGGACAGCATGGCAAAGGAGAGAAGATACAATGAGGCCCTGGATATTTACATGCATATTCATGGCAGTCAGATAAAGCCTGATGCATACACTTTATCGACTTTAGCTCGGGTATTACAGTTTTCACAGAATATGGGCCTTCTTCACAGGTTGATTGTACGCTCCGATATCTCTCTTGATCTTGTGGCCTGCAATTCTGTGTTGAGTGCTCTGTGCAAGTCAGGTTTTCCATCTGAAGCCATCCAGTTCTACATTGATAGAATTGAGACGTGCACCAGCCCGGACAGCTACACTCATGTCGGGTTACTGGATAGTTTGTGCCAGTTAGGAAGGGTAAACCATGCAATCGATGTCTACCACAATATCATTGCGAGTGCTCCTGAATCGAATGCCTATGTTCATGCGGCAATCCTCTGTGGCCTTGTTAGACAGGGCCAGAGCCTTGCGGCCTTGAGGATTTTAAGAGAGGCCGTACGGAAAAATTATGCTGTTGATTCTGTGTGCTACACTGTGGTTTTACATGGTCTTTTCTGTGTGCATCTGGTGGAAGAGGCTTTCAGGTTGTTTGACCAGATGAAAAAATCAGGATTAGCACCCAACACTTGTACATACAATGTGATGCTTCGTGGACTATGTAGGACCAGGGATCTGCATGCTGTCAAGCAGTTGTTAACAGAAATGGAATGTGCTGGTGTTAAAATGGACAGCATATCATTCAACACAGTATCTGTGCTCCTAATTAAGTCACAGCGCATCGACTCAGCTGTTGCATTGATCAGAGACATGCTAAATCTAGGCATGAAGCCTAGTACCAAAACTTGTTCGTTGCTTTCTCAGTCCACTGTTTATAAATCTGTTTTGGTGGATAATACCACTTCCACTGTTGAAAGCGATGG TTGGTCATGCACAGCTGCATAA
- the LOC136539477 gene encoding putative pentatricopeptide repeat-containing protein At1g16830 isoform X1 yields the protein MLHGARRRTAPLPAALAAAFFASKPQPQPPPELPTPQVVEAAVARCPSDGLALSFFLWCARRPGYFHPPSSFDRLLPAASRLASRLGTANELIRELQALGVPVKPQTFLLLLRLYWRGGLYPIVLDLFDQMRLWGFQPNAFAWNVVLDVLLRTGHLDAARHTLQYYPAPNYLTYAIVLTHLCRAGAWSGARSCFIEMLQLGFLPSAASLTTVFACCSKAGTMSELLQLLSFVLVSGCKLTSSMWTCLIARLCREGRLEEACNILAKMVDSGCSPSVVTYTPLVRGFLRAGRHEKASELLGSMMSASCSPDIVLYNVLMDSMAKERRYNEALDIYMHIHGSQIKPDAYTLSTLARVLQFSQNMGLLHRLIVRSDISLDLVACNSVLSALCKSGFPSEAIQFYIDRIETCTSPDSYTHVGLLDSLCQLGRVNHAIDVYHNIIASAPESNAYVHAAILCGLVRQGQSLAALRILREAVRKNYAVDSVCYTVVLHGLFCVHLVEEAFRLFDQMKKSGLAPNTCTYNVMLRGLCRTRDLHAVKQLLTEMECAGVKMDSISFNTVSVLLIKSQRIDSAVALIRDMLNLGMKPSTKTCSLLSQSTVYKSVLVDNTTSTVESDGSDSSSDLLVCSAS from the coding sequence ATGCTCCACGGCGCGCGCAGGAGGACGGCGCCGCTCCCTGCCGCGCTAGCAGCCGCCTTCTTCGCTTCGAAGCCCCAGCCTCAGCCTCCGCCGGAGCTGCCAACGCCGCAGGTCGTCGAAGCCGCCGTCGCTCGCTGCCCCTCAGACGGCCTCGCGCTCTCCTTCTTCCTGTGGTGTGCCCGCCGCCCCGGCTATTTCCATCCGCCCTCCTCCTTCGACCGCCTCCTCCCCGCCGCCTCCCGCCTCGCCTCCCGCCTCGGCACTGCCAACGAGCTTATCCGCGAGCTCCAGGCCCTCGGCGTGCCCGTCAAGCCCCAGACTTTCTTGCTCCTGCTCAGGCTCTACTGGCGCGGGGGCCTCTACCCTATCGTGCTCGATCTGTTCGATCAAATGCGCCTCTGGGGATTCCAACCCAATGCCTTCGCCTGGAATGTCGTCCTCGACGTCCTGCTCCGGACAGGCCATCTCGACGCAGCGCGACACACGTTGCAGTACTACCCGGCACCCAATTACCTCACCTACGCCATTGTGCTCACTCATCTCTGCAGGGCTGGGGCCTGGTCAGGCGCCCGGAGTTGTTTTATTGAAATGCTACAGCTGGGGTTTCTCCCAAGTGCAGCTTCTCTCACTACGGTTTTTGCCTGCTGCAGTAAGGCTGGAACTATGTCTGAGCTTCTGCAGCTGCTTTCTTTCGTGCTTGTCTCGGGTTGCAAGCTCACCTCATCCATGTGGACATGTTTGATCGCTCGTCTGTGTCGTGAGGGGCGACTAGAGGAGGCTTGTAATATACTGGCAAAGATGGTGGATTCTGGTTGTTCTCCTTCAGTGGTCACCTACACTCCACTTGTCAGAGGATTCTTGCGAGCTGGTAGGCATGAAAAGGCCAGCGAGCTTTTGGGATCAATGATGTCCGCCAGCTGCAGCCCAGACATTGTTTTGTATAATGTTCTGATGGACAGCATGGCAAAGGAGAGAAGATACAATGAGGCCCTGGATATTTACATGCATATTCATGGCAGTCAGATAAAGCCTGATGCATACACTTTATCGACTTTAGCTCGGGTATTACAGTTTTCACAGAATATGGGCCTTCTTCACAGGTTGATTGTACGCTCCGATATCTCTCTTGATCTTGTGGCCTGCAATTCTGTGTTGAGTGCTCTGTGCAAGTCAGGTTTTCCATCTGAAGCCATCCAGTTCTACATTGATAGAATTGAGACGTGCACCAGCCCGGACAGCTACACTCATGTCGGGTTACTGGATAGTTTGTGCCAGTTAGGAAGGGTAAACCATGCAATCGATGTCTACCACAATATCATTGCGAGTGCTCCTGAATCGAATGCCTATGTTCATGCGGCAATCCTCTGTGGCCTTGTTAGACAGGGCCAGAGCCTTGCGGCCTTGAGGATTTTAAGAGAGGCCGTACGGAAAAATTATGCTGTTGATTCTGTGTGCTACACTGTGGTTTTACATGGTCTTTTCTGTGTGCATCTGGTGGAAGAGGCTTTCAGGTTGTTTGACCAGATGAAAAAATCAGGATTAGCACCCAACACTTGTACATACAATGTGATGCTTCGTGGACTATGTAGGACCAGGGATCTGCATGCTGTCAAGCAGTTGTTAACAGAAATGGAATGTGCTGGTGTTAAAATGGACAGCATATCATTCAACACAGTATCTGTGCTCCTAATTAAGTCACAGCGCATCGACTCAGCTGTTGCATTGATCAGAGACATGCTAAATCTAGGCATGAAGCCTAGTACCAAAACTTGTTCGTTGCTTTCTCAGTCCACTGTTTATAAATCTGTTTTGGTGGATAATACCACTTCCACTGTTGAAAGCGATGGGTCAGACTCGTCTAGTGATCTCCTTGTATGCTCAGCTTCATAG